One Drosophila kikkawai strain 14028-0561.14 chromosome 3L, DkikHiC1v2, whole genome shotgun sequence genomic window carries:
- the Lmpt gene encoding prickle planar cell polarity protein 3 isoform X4 — MTPSPTKELQSASPTISRRPREEFAEKGAIIREVEDGVRCEQCKSDCPGFAAHDWRKTCQSCKCPREAHAIYQQQTTNVHERLGFKLVSPADSGVEARDLGFTWVPPGVRASSRINRYFEQLPEEVVPRLGSEGACSRERQISYQLPKQDLSLEHCKHLEVQHEASFEDFVTARNEIALDIAYIKDAPYDEHCAHCDNEIATGELVVAAPKFVESVMWHPKCFTCSTCNSLLVDLTYCVHDDKVYCERHYAEMLKPRCAGCDELIFSGEYTKAMDKDWHSGHFCCWQCDESLTGQRYVIRDDHPYCIKCYENVFANTCEECNKIIGIDSKDLSYKDKHWHEACFLCFKCHLSLVDKQFGAKADKIYCGNCYDAQFASRCDGCGEVFRAGTKKMEYKTRQWHENCFCCCVCKTAIGTKSFIPREQEIYCAGCYEEKFATRCIKCNKVITSGGVTYKNEPWHRECFTCTHCNITLAGQRFTSRDEKPYCAECFGELFAKRCTACVKPITGIGGTRFISFEDRHWHHDCFVCASCKASLVGRGFITDGPDILCPDCAKQKLM; from the exons AAAAACCTGTCAGTCCTGCAAATGTCCTCGCGAGGCACATGCCATCTACCAGCAACAGACGACCAATGTCCACGAACGGCTTGGCTTCAAGCTTGTCTCACCTGCAGACTCTGGCGTGGAGGCGCGAGATCTGGGCTTCACGTGGGTGCCACCCGGAGTAAGGGCCTCCTCGCGGATCAATCGCTACTTCGAGCAGCTGCCCGAGGAGGTGGTGCCCCGGCTGGGCAGCGAAGGAGCGTGCAGTCGAGAGCGCCAGATCTCGTACCAACTGCCCAAGCAGGACCTGTCGCTGGAGCACTGCAAGCACCTGGAGGTGCAGCACGAGGCCTCCTTCGAGGACTTTGTGACGGCGCGAAATGAAATCGCACTGGATATTG CCTACATTAAGGATGCCCCCTACGATGAGCACTGTGCGCACTGTGATAACGAGATAGCCACCGGCGAACTGGTGGTGGCGGCGCCCAAGTTCGTGGAGAGCGTGATGTGGCACCCAAAGTGCTTCACCTGCAGCACCTGCAACTCGCTCCTGGTGGACCTCACCTATTGCGTCCACGACGACAAGGTCTACTGTGAGCGGCATTACGCGGAAATGCTGAAGCCCCGCTGCGCCGGCTGTGATGAG TTAATTTTCAGTGGCGAGTACACAAAAGCCATGGACAAGGACTGGCACTCCGGACACTTTTGCTGCTGGCAGTGCGACGAGAGCCTCACCGGACAGCGCTACGTCATCCGGGACGACCATCCGTACTGCATCAAGTGCTACGAGAACGTGTTCGCCAATACGTGCGAGGAGTGCAACAAGATCATTGGCATCGACTCGAAG GACCTATCCTACAAAGACAAGCACTGGCACGAGGCCTGCTTCCTGTGCTTCAAGTGCCACCTGTCGCTGGTGGACAAGCAGTTTGGGGCCAAGGCGGATAAGATCTACTGTGGAAACTGCTACGATGCCCAGTTTGCGTCCCGTTGCGATGGCTGCGGCGAAGTTTTTCGTGCAG GTACCAAGAAGATGGAGTACAAAACCAGGCAATGGCACGAGaactgcttctgctgctgcgtcTGCAAGACGGCCATCGGCACCAAGTCCTTTATCCCGCGGGAGCAGGAGATCTACTGCGCCGGCTGCTACGAGGAGAAGTTTGCCACGCGCTGCATCAAGTGCAATAAG GTCATCACCTCGGGAGGTGTTACCTACAAGAACGAGCCGTGGCATCGCGAGTGCTTCACCTGCACCCATTGCAACATCACGCTAGCTGGCCAGCGATTCACCAGCCGGGATGAGAAGCCCTACTGTGCCGAGTGCTTTGGCGAGCTGTTTGCCAAGCGCTGCACGGCCTGTGTGAAGCCCATAACAG GCATTGGCGGCACACGCTTCATCTCGTTCGAGGATCGCCACTGGCACCACGACTGCTTCGTGTGCGCCAGCTGCAAGGCCAGCCTGGTGGGACGGGGCTTCATCACCGACGGACCCGACATCCTGTGCCCCGACTGCGCCAAGCAGAAGCTGATGTAA
- the Lmpt gene encoding trichohyalin isoform X2, with the protein MAAEETALTGVGELLFSLLITYFGALEFAYVTRHLYHWTFRHPEASALDAAADSEELPRMRERLDKEIKEAAEREALAGTNVMQDGVMYSKGFRVDPAGEKREALAAELERQQQIEAETRRQLAEAEARLAEERQRAKRQEEEAEEQQKKLIEAERQREREQAEKEREAEEQQRKQREIEEKERQENERKLIEAEREREENERRLHLAEEQREREENERRLVAAERLREQAEAEAERQREQAEAERLREQEEAERQRVLAEAEAAEAERRIFEAEIQREREEADDEEEQTQRDAEIVERLLAAERERKMSATESELEEEAAFAEQSRRLISSRSDLEQKQRMIEENARRFMEAEEEMVMLQQRQLMARNSKEEADEYAGMEPVVEEPCVKKVAPPRFQEPDEPMMVHKVKTQFGQGSSSEEPYLTKSKTLTFPGVSDDGSSVEPISSQQSSSFSTDEVNRAEGERPEPEGEDQIPDVQYTEDYLRSLDGIKNRPLVREDGSGRRRAFKKRRSSGSSNSSRDSRASRDEELKMFTSLEEEELRHGDREDYNPIKYTSEPTLRVKSHHRRHKRSPAKDVKPPSEASGSLEMLGEESTNPWGEVVPEHYKDTEFWKREKALSIDEEEVEMEKPSRGEDVEDEATNEPKSSSFEEATEAQNEEAVAALKQQHSKEQVEAEREKDNSQTTEASDSNKANLIFSGEYTKAMDKDWHSGHFCCWQCDESLTGQRYVIRDDHPYCIKCYENVFANTCEECNKIIGIDSKDLSYKDKHWHEACFLCFKCHLSLVDKQFGAKADKIYCGNCYDAQFASRCDGCGEVFRAGTKKMEYKTRQWHENCFCCCVCKTAIGTKSFIPREQEIYCAGCYEEKFATRCIKCNKVITSGGVTYKNEPWHRECFTCTHCNITLAGQRFTSRDEKPYCAECFGELFAKRCTACVKPITGIGGTRFISFEDRHWHHDCFVCASCKASLVGRGFITDGPDILCPDCAKQKLM; encoded by the exons ATGGCCGCCGAGGAGACGGCGCTAACCGGCGTCGGCGAGCTGCTCTTCTCGCTGCTGATCACCTACTTTGGAGCTCTGGAGTTCGCCTATGTGACTCGCCACCTGTACCACTGGACCTTCCGGCATCCGGAGGCCTCCGCCCTGGACGCAGCTGCTGATAGTGAGGAGCTGCCTCGGATGCGCGAGCGCTTGGATAAGGAGATCAAGGAGGCCGCCGAAAGGGAGGCCCTGGCCGGCACCAATGTCATGCAGGATGGTGTTATGTACAGCAAGGGCTTCCGCGTGGATCCTGCCGGCGAGAAGAGGGAAGCTTTGGCGGCGGAGCTGGAGCGCCAGCAGCAAATAGAGGCCGAGACGCGAAGACAGCTGGCCGAGGCAGAGGCCAGACTGGCGGAAGAAAGGCAGCGGGCCAAGAGGCAGGAAGAGGAGGCCGAAGAACAGCAGAAGAAACTGATTGAGGCCGAGAGACAGCGTGAGAGAGAGCAGGCTGAAAAAGAACGcgaggcggaggagcagcagcgtaAACAGCGAGAGATCGAGGAGAAAGAGCGACAGGAGAACGAAAGAAAGCTGATTGAGGCCGAACGAGAGCGCGAGGAGAACGAACGCAGGCTGCATTTAGCCGAAGAGCAGCGAGAGCGTGAAGAGAACGAACGCAGGCTGGTCGCTGCCGAGCGTCTAAGAGAGCAAGCCGAAGCCGAAGCTGAAAGACAGCGAGAGCAGGCCGAAGCGGAAAGACTGAGAGAACAGGAAGAAGCCGAACGGCAAAGAGTCCTAGCCGAAGCTGAGGCGGCTGAAGCCGAGCGTCGTATCTTCGAAGCCGAAATCCAGCGGGAGCGGGAAGAAGCCGACGACGAGGAAGAACAGACCCAACGAGATGCTGAGATCGTCGAACGTCTTCTGGCCGCCGAAAGAGAGCGCAAGATGAGCGCCACCGAGAGCGAACTGGAGGAAGAAGCCGCCTTCGCCGAGCAATCGCGTCGCCTGATCTCCAGCAGATCCGACCTCGAGCAAAAGCAGCGAATGATCGAGGAGAACGCCCGCCGCTTCATGGAGGCCGAGGAGGAGATGGTGATGCTGCAGCAGCGCCAACTGATGGCAAGGAACAGCAAGGAGGAGGCCGACGAGTACGCCGGCATGGAGCCCGTGGTGGAGGAGCCGTGCGTAAAAAAAGTGGCGCCACCCAGATTCCAGGAGCCTGACGAACCTATGATGGTGCATAAAGTGAAGACGCAGTTCGGCCAGGGCAGTAGTTCCGAGGAGCCCTACTTGACCAAGTCCAAGACCCTCACCTTCCCCGGCGTCTCCGATGATGGATCCTCCGTTGAGCCCATTTCCAGCCAGCAATCCTCGTCGTTCAGCACGGACGAAGTTAACCGCGCAGAAGGGGAACGCCCAGAGCCCGAAGGGGAGGATCAAATACCCGATGTCCAGTACACCGAGGACTACCTGCGGTCCCTGGACGGAATCAAGAATCGTCCGCTGGTCCGAGAGGATGGCTCGGGCAGGAGAAGAGCCTTCAAGAAGCGACGTTCCAGTGGGAGCTCCAACTCTTCGCGTGACTCTCGCGCCTCACGCGACGAGGAGCTGAAGATGTTCACCtcgctggaggaggaggaactgcGCCACGGCGACCGGGAGGACTACAATCCCATCAAGTATACGAGTGAACCGACTTTAAGGGTGAAGTCACACCATCGTCGCCACAAAAGGAGTCCGGCCAAGGATGTGAAGCCACCTTCGGAGGCGAGTGGATCCCTGGAGATGCTCGGCGAGGAGAGCACAAATCCATGGGGTGAGGTGGTACCGGAACACTACAAGGACACCGAGTTCTGGAAGCGGGAGAAGGCCCTCTCCATAGACGAGGAGGAAGTCGAGATGGAGAAGCCATCCCGGGGAGAAGATGTAGAGGACGAGGCCACCAACGAGCCGAAGTCCTCCTCCTTCGAGGAAGCCACCGAAGCACAGAACGAAGAAGCTGTGGCAGCCCTGAAACAGCAACACTCCAAGGAGCAGGTG GAAGCGGAAAGGGAGAAGGACAACTCGCAGACAACGGAGGCCAGCGACAGCAACAAAGCCAAT TTAATTTTCAGTGGCGAGTACACAAAAGCCATGGACAAGGACTGGCACTCCGGACACTTTTGCTGCTGGCAGTGCGACGAGAGCCTCACCGGACAGCGCTACGTCATCCGGGACGACCATCCGTACTGCATCAAGTGCTACGAGAACGTGTTCGCCAATACGTGCGAGGAGTGCAACAAGATCATTGGCATCGACTCGAAG GACCTATCCTACAAAGACAAGCACTGGCACGAGGCCTGCTTCCTGTGCTTCAAGTGCCACCTGTCGCTGGTGGACAAGCAGTTTGGGGCCAAGGCGGATAAGATCTACTGTGGAAACTGCTACGATGCCCAGTTTGCGTCCCGTTGCGATGGCTGCGGCGAAGTTTTTCGTGCAG GTACCAAGAAGATGGAGTACAAAACCAGGCAATGGCACGAGaactgcttctgctgctgcgtcTGCAAGACGGCCATCGGCACCAAGTCCTTTATCCCGCGGGAGCAGGAGATCTACTGCGCCGGCTGCTACGAGGAGAAGTTTGCCACGCGCTGCATCAAGTGCAATAAG GTCATCACCTCGGGAGGTGTTACCTACAAGAACGAGCCGTGGCATCGCGAGTGCTTCACCTGCACCCATTGCAACATCACGCTAGCTGGCCAGCGATTCACCAGCCGGGATGAGAAGCCCTACTGTGCCGAGTGCTTTGGCGAGCTGTTTGCCAAGCGCTGCACGGCCTGTGTGAAGCCCATAACAG GCATTGGCGGCACACGCTTCATCTCGTTCGAGGATCGCCACTGGCACCACGACTGCTTCGTGTGCGCCAGCTGCAAGGCCAGCCTGGTGGGACGGGGCTTCATCACCGACGGACCCGACATCCTGTGCCCCGACTGCGCCAAGCAGAAGCTGATGTAA
- the Lmpt gene encoding four and a half LIM domains protein 2 isoform X7: MADVEIMQTVQTEVKKTKKVKKSSKRRESEVQISEVEVDASIEERGGEYTKAMDKDWHSGHFCCWQCDESLTGQRYVIRDDHPYCIKCYENVFANTCEECNKIIGIDSKDLSYKDKHWHEACFLCFKCHLSLVDKQFGAKADKIYCGNCYDAQFASRCDGCGEVFRAGTKKMEYKTRQWHENCFCCCVCKTAIGTKSFIPREQEIYCAGCYEEKFATRCIKCNKVITSGGVTYKNEPWHRECFTCTHCNITLAGQRFTSRDEKPYCAECFGELFAKRCTACVKPITGIGGTRFISFEDRHWHHDCFVCASCKASLVGRGFITDGPDILCPDCAKQKLM; the protein is encoded by the exons ATGGCGGACGTGGAAATTATGCAAACCGTGCAAACGGAAGtgaagaaaacgaaaaaggTCAAGAAGTCGTCGAAGCGTCGCGAATCCGAGGTCCAGATCAGCGAGGTGGAGGTGGACGCCTCCATCGAGGAAAGGGG TGGCGAGTACACAAAAGCCATGGACAAGGACTGGCACTCCGGACACTTTTGCTGCTGGCAGTGCGACGAGAGCCTCACCGGACAGCGCTACGTCATCCGGGACGACCATCCGTACTGCATCAAGTGCTACGAGAACGTGTTCGCCAATACGTGCGAGGAGTGCAACAAGATCATTGGCATCGACTCGAAG GACCTATCCTACAAAGACAAGCACTGGCACGAGGCCTGCTTCCTGTGCTTCAAGTGCCACCTGTCGCTGGTGGACAAGCAGTTTGGGGCCAAGGCGGATAAGATCTACTGTGGAAACTGCTACGATGCCCAGTTTGCGTCCCGTTGCGATGGCTGCGGCGAAGTTTTTCGTGCAG GTACCAAGAAGATGGAGTACAAAACCAGGCAATGGCACGAGaactgcttctgctgctgcgtcTGCAAGACGGCCATCGGCACCAAGTCCTTTATCCCGCGGGAGCAGGAGATCTACTGCGCCGGCTGCTACGAGGAGAAGTTTGCCACGCGCTGCATCAAGTGCAATAAG GTCATCACCTCGGGAGGTGTTACCTACAAGAACGAGCCGTGGCATCGCGAGTGCTTCACCTGCACCCATTGCAACATCACGCTAGCTGGCCAGCGATTCACCAGCCGGGATGAGAAGCCCTACTGTGCCGAGTGCTTTGGCGAGCTGTTTGCCAAGCGCTGCACGGCCTGTGTGAAGCCCATAACAG GCATTGGCGGCACACGCTTCATCTCGTTCGAGGATCGCCACTGGCACCACGACTGCTTCGTGTGCGCCAGCTGCAAGGCCAGCCTGGTGGGACGGGGCTTCATCACCGACGGACCCGACATCCTGTGCCCCGACTGCGCCAAGCAGAAGCTGATGTAA
- the Lmpt gene encoding prickle planar cell polarity protein 3 isoform X6: MLLRTQSCDVYQVQPKMVKKQPKFPTRERHMAIRRKKSTVTVTSPPETTQSPEQRKTCQSCKCPREAHAIYQQQTTNVHERLGFKLVSPADSGVEARDLGFTWVPPGVRASSRINRYFEQLPEEVVPRLGSEGACSRERQISYQLPKQDLSLEHCKHLEVQHEASFEDFVTARNEIALDIAYIKDAPYDEHCAHCDNEIATGELVVAAPKFVESVMWHPKCFTCSTCNSLLVDLTYCVHDDKVYCERHYAEMLKPRCAGCDELIFSGEYTKAMDKDWHSGHFCCWQCDESLTGQRYVIRDDHPYCIKCYENVFANTCEECNKIIGIDSKDLSYKDKHWHEACFLCFKCHLSLVDKQFGAKADKIYCGNCYDAQFASRCDGCGEVFRAGTKKMEYKTRQWHENCFCCCVCKTAIGTKSFIPREQEIYCAGCYEEKFATRCIKCNKVITSGGVTYKNEPWHRECFTCTHCNITLAGQRFTSRDEKPYCAECFGELFAKRCTACVKPITGIGGTRFISFEDRHWHHDCFVCASCKASLVGRGFITDGPDILCPDCAKQKLM; this comes from the exons AAAAACCTGTCAGTCCTGCAAATGTCCTCGCGAGGCACATGCCATCTACCAGCAACAGACGACCAATGTCCACGAACGGCTTGGCTTCAAGCTTGTCTCACCTGCAGACTCTGGCGTGGAGGCGCGAGATCTGGGCTTCACGTGGGTGCCACCCGGAGTAAGGGCCTCCTCGCGGATCAATCGCTACTTCGAGCAGCTGCCCGAGGAGGTGGTGCCCCGGCTGGGCAGCGAAGGAGCGTGCAGTCGAGAGCGCCAGATCTCGTACCAACTGCCCAAGCAGGACCTGTCGCTGGAGCACTGCAAGCACCTGGAGGTGCAGCACGAGGCCTCCTTCGAGGACTTTGTGACGGCGCGAAATGAAATCGCACTGGATATTG CCTACATTAAGGATGCCCCCTACGATGAGCACTGTGCGCACTGTGATAACGAGATAGCCACCGGCGAACTGGTGGTGGCGGCGCCCAAGTTCGTGGAGAGCGTGATGTGGCACCCAAAGTGCTTCACCTGCAGCACCTGCAACTCGCTCCTGGTGGACCTCACCTATTGCGTCCACGACGACAAGGTCTACTGTGAGCGGCATTACGCGGAAATGCTGAAGCCCCGCTGCGCCGGCTGTGATGAG TTAATTTTCAGTGGCGAGTACACAAAAGCCATGGACAAGGACTGGCACTCCGGACACTTTTGCTGCTGGCAGTGCGACGAGAGCCTCACCGGACAGCGCTACGTCATCCGGGACGACCATCCGTACTGCATCAAGTGCTACGAGAACGTGTTCGCCAATACGTGCGAGGAGTGCAACAAGATCATTGGCATCGACTCGAAG GACCTATCCTACAAAGACAAGCACTGGCACGAGGCCTGCTTCCTGTGCTTCAAGTGCCACCTGTCGCTGGTGGACAAGCAGTTTGGGGCCAAGGCGGATAAGATCTACTGTGGAAACTGCTACGATGCCCAGTTTGCGTCCCGTTGCGATGGCTGCGGCGAAGTTTTTCGTGCAG GTACCAAGAAGATGGAGTACAAAACCAGGCAATGGCACGAGaactgcttctgctgctgcgtcTGCAAGACGGCCATCGGCACCAAGTCCTTTATCCCGCGGGAGCAGGAGATCTACTGCGCCGGCTGCTACGAGGAGAAGTTTGCCACGCGCTGCATCAAGTGCAATAAG GTCATCACCTCGGGAGGTGTTACCTACAAGAACGAGCCGTGGCATCGCGAGTGCTTCACCTGCACCCATTGCAACATCACGCTAGCTGGCCAGCGATTCACCAGCCGGGATGAGAAGCCCTACTGTGCCGAGTGCTTTGGCGAGCTGTTTGCCAAGCGCTGCACGGCCTGTGTGAAGCCCATAACAG GCATTGGCGGCACACGCTTCATCTCGTTCGAGGATCGCCACTGGCACCACGACTGCTTCGTGTGCGCCAGCTGCAAGGCCAGCCTGGTGGGACGGGGCTTCATCACCGACGGACCCGACATCCTGTGCCCCGACTGCGCCAAGCAGAAGCTGATGTAA
- the Lmpt gene encoding prickle planar cell polarity protein 3 isoform X5, whose amino-acid sequence MVKMLDLDRHAECPLWAALASSDVPWTGMDYACLNVLSIYCKVFDRKEIYDLIVRKTCQSCKCPREAHAIYQQQTTNVHERLGFKLVSPADSGVEARDLGFTWVPPGVRASSRINRYFEQLPEEVVPRLGSEGACSRERQISYQLPKQDLSLEHCKHLEVQHEASFEDFVTARNEIALDIAYIKDAPYDEHCAHCDNEIATGELVVAAPKFVESVMWHPKCFTCSTCNSLLVDLTYCVHDDKVYCERHYAEMLKPRCAGCDELIFSGEYTKAMDKDWHSGHFCCWQCDESLTGQRYVIRDDHPYCIKCYENVFANTCEECNKIIGIDSKDLSYKDKHWHEACFLCFKCHLSLVDKQFGAKADKIYCGNCYDAQFASRCDGCGEVFRAGTKKMEYKTRQWHENCFCCCVCKTAIGTKSFIPREQEIYCAGCYEEKFATRCIKCNKVITSGGVTYKNEPWHRECFTCTHCNITLAGQRFTSRDEKPYCAECFGELFAKRCTACVKPITGIGGTRFISFEDRHWHHDCFVCASCKASLVGRGFITDGPDILCPDCAKQKLM is encoded by the exons AGAGTGCCCACTGTGGGCGGCTCTGGCCTCCTCGGACGTGCCCTGGACGGGCATGGACTATGCCTGCCTCAACGTCCTCAGCATCTACTGCAAGGTGTTCGACCGGAAGGAGATATACGATCTTATCGTGAG AAAAACCTGTCAGTCCTGCAAATGTCCTCGCGAGGCACATGCCATCTACCAGCAACAGACGACCAATGTCCACGAACGGCTTGGCTTCAAGCTTGTCTCACCTGCAGACTCTGGCGTGGAGGCGCGAGATCTGGGCTTCACGTGGGTGCCACCCGGAGTAAGGGCCTCCTCGCGGATCAATCGCTACTTCGAGCAGCTGCCCGAGGAGGTGGTGCCCCGGCTGGGCAGCGAAGGAGCGTGCAGTCGAGAGCGCCAGATCTCGTACCAACTGCCCAAGCAGGACCTGTCGCTGGAGCACTGCAAGCACCTGGAGGTGCAGCACGAGGCCTCCTTCGAGGACTTTGTGACGGCGCGAAATGAAATCGCACTGGATATTG CCTACATTAAGGATGCCCCCTACGATGAGCACTGTGCGCACTGTGATAACGAGATAGCCACCGGCGAACTGGTGGTGGCGGCGCCCAAGTTCGTGGAGAGCGTGATGTGGCACCCAAAGTGCTTCACCTGCAGCACCTGCAACTCGCTCCTGGTGGACCTCACCTATTGCGTCCACGACGACAAGGTCTACTGTGAGCGGCATTACGCGGAAATGCTGAAGCCCCGCTGCGCCGGCTGTGATGAG TTAATTTTCAGTGGCGAGTACACAAAAGCCATGGACAAGGACTGGCACTCCGGACACTTTTGCTGCTGGCAGTGCGACGAGAGCCTCACCGGACAGCGCTACGTCATCCGGGACGACCATCCGTACTGCATCAAGTGCTACGAGAACGTGTTCGCCAATACGTGCGAGGAGTGCAACAAGATCATTGGCATCGACTCGAAG GACCTATCCTACAAAGACAAGCACTGGCACGAGGCCTGCTTCCTGTGCTTCAAGTGCCACCTGTCGCTGGTGGACAAGCAGTTTGGGGCCAAGGCGGATAAGATCTACTGTGGAAACTGCTACGATGCCCAGTTTGCGTCCCGTTGCGATGGCTGCGGCGAAGTTTTTCGTGCAG GTACCAAGAAGATGGAGTACAAAACCAGGCAATGGCACGAGaactgcttctgctgctgcgtcTGCAAGACGGCCATCGGCACCAAGTCCTTTATCCCGCGGGAGCAGGAGATCTACTGCGCCGGCTGCTACGAGGAGAAGTTTGCCACGCGCTGCATCAAGTGCAATAAG GTCATCACCTCGGGAGGTGTTACCTACAAGAACGAGCCGTGGCATCGCGAGTGCTTCACCTGCACCCATTGCAACATCACGCTAGCTGGCCAGCGATTCACCAGCCGGGATGAGAAGCCCTACTGTGCCGAGTGCTTTGGCGAGCTGTTTGCCAAGCGCTGCACGGCCTGTGTGAAGCCCATAACAG GCATTGGCGGCACACGCTTCATCTCGTTCGAGGATCGCCACTGGCACCACGACTGCTTCGTGTGCGCCAGCTGCAAGGCCAGCCTGGTGGGACGGGGCTTCATCACCGACGGACCCGACATCCTGTGCCCCGACTGCGCCAAGCAGAAGCTGATGTAA
- the Lmpt gene encoding four and a half LIM domains protein 2 isoform X8 gives MTDVDVLSSRMKSRLHLQTKTIGADRIKKAKDNNEDIAVLSMFLPNASAVEENRNFYCQLGDYCRLGDPRHSKAGTKKMEYKTRQWHENCFCCCVCKTAIGTKSFIPREQEIYCAGCYEEKFATRCIKCNKVITSGGVTYKNEPWHRECFTCTHCNITLAGQRFTSRDEKPYCAECFGELFAKRCTACVKPITGIGGTRFISFEDRHWHHDCFVCASCKASLVGRGFITDGPDILCPDCAKQKLM, from the exons ATGACCGACGTGGATGTGCTCAGCTCCAGGATGAAGTCGCGCCTTCACCTGCAGACCAAGACCATTGGCGCCGACCGGATTAAGAAGGCCAAGGATAACAACGAGGACATTGCCGTGCTGAGCATGTTCCTGCCGAACGCCTCCGCCGTGGAGGAGAATCGCAATTTCTATTGCCAGCTGGGCGACTATTGTCGTCTCGGCGATCCGCGCCACTCCAAAGCAG GTACCAAGAAGATGGAGTACAAAACCAGGCAATGGCACGAGaactgcttctgctgctgcgtcTGCAAGACGGCCATCGGCACCAAGTCCTTTATCCCGCGGGAGCAGGAGATCTACTGCGCCGGCTGCTACGAGGAGAAGTTTGCCACGCGCTGCATCAAGTGCAATAAG GTCATCACCTCGGGAGGTGTTACCTACAAGAACGAGCCGTGGCATCGCGAGTGCTTCACCTGCACCCATTGCAACATCACGCTAGCTGGCCAGCGATTCACCAGCCGGGATGAGAAGCCCTACTGTGCCGAGTGCTTTGGCGAGCTGTTTGCCAAGCGCTGCACGGCCTGTGTGAAGCCCATAACAG GCATTGGCGGCACACGCTTCATCTCGTTCGAGGATCGCCACTGGCACCACGACTGCTTCGTGTGCGCCAGCTGCAAGGCCAGCCTGGTGGGACGGGGCTTCATCACCGACGGACCCGACATCCTGTGCCCCGACTGCGCCAAGCAGAAGCTGATGTAA